A window from Acidimicrobiales bacterium encodes these proteins:
- a CDS encoding SpoIID/LytB domain-containing protein produces MTASAAASPRPRNPAVAMAGALAAALLGSLLAAVAPPAPAGAYPAANVELRGHGNGHGRGMGQYGSLGYALMGRTYQQILDHFYGGTTMGSIGDPPMSVRLTGNDALDTIVVQEQNAATTSTNPGSTYRAIRTRMVAPNTFEVSKADSCGGPWTPIAPAAAGPVTLGSGVPQTDDRNTLLQLCTGSGVRWYRGHLQVVHDAVSGATRTVNILGMDGYLRGVVPRESPAAWGALGGGAGMHALRAQAVAARSYAQSENRYSYAKTCDTESCQVYGGFAVQDAAGYRDLEAAATNAAIAETAGQVRIMTATGAVARTEFSSSTGGHTAGGTFPAVPDEGDAVAQNPHRDWTASVPVAAVQAAFPAIGELLSVDVVRRNGFGDFGGRVVELVLVGRAGRQTLSGNEFRSRFGLKSDWFLVTNNPSGGVAGYWVVAADGGIFAFGAAQFYGSMGARRLNQPVLGMAATPSGGGYWLVAADGGIFSFGDAAFRGSTGSIRLNQPVVAMASSPSGNGYWLVAKDGGIFAFGDAAFRGSTGAMRLNQPVVGMARTPSGGGYWLVAADGGIFAFGDAQFFGSTGAIRLNQPIVAMAATASGNGYWLLAADGGVFAFGDAAFLGSLPGIGAAGPARGFQATRGAGYLVANDAGRVFAFGDAPRFGDVATAVPGYRGGVRGLTARYNQ; encoded by the coding sequence CACGGCCGCGGCATGGGGCAGTACGGCTCGCTCGGCTACGCGCTGATGGGCCGCACGTACCAGCAGATCCTCGACCACTTCTACGGCGGCACCACGATGGGCTCGATCGGTGACCCGCCCATGTCGGTGCGGCTCACCGGCAACGACGCCCTCGACACCATCGTCGTCCAGGAGCAGAACGCGGCGACGACGAGCACCAACCCGGGGTCCACCTACCGGGCGATCCGTACCCGCATGGTGGCACCCAACACCTTCGAGGTATCGAAGGCCGACAGCTGCGGGGGGCCGTGGACGCCGATCGCGCCGGCCGCCGCCGGTCCCGTCACCCTGGGCTCGGGCGTGCCCCAGACCGATGACCGCAACACCCTGCTCCAGCTGTGCACGGGGTCGGGGGTGCGGTGGTACCGCGGGCACCTCCAGGTGGTCCACGACGCGGTGAGCGGGGCGACCCGCACCGTCAACATCCTCGGCATGGACGGCTACCTGCGGGGCGTCGTGCCCCGGGAGAGCCCGGCGGCGTGGGGCGCCCTGGGCGGCGGGGCGGGGATGCACGCCCTGCGGGCCCAGGCGGTGGCCGCCCGGTCGTATGCCCAGTCCGAGAACCGCTACTCCTACGCCAAGACCTGCGACACCGAGTCCTGCCAGGTGTACGGCGGGTTCGCCGTGCAGGACGCGGCCGGCTACCGGGACCTGGAGGCGGCGGCCACCAACGCCGCCATCGCCGAGACGGCGGGCCAGGTGCGCATCATGACCGCCACCGGCGCGGTGGCCCGCACGGAGTTCTCGTCGTCCACCGGCGGGCACACGGCCGGCGGCACCTTCCCGGCGGTGCCCGACGAGGGCGATGCGGTCGCCCAGAACCCGCACCGGGACTGGACGGCGTCGGTCCCGGTCGCCGCCGTCCAGGCCGCCTTCCCGGCCATCGGCGAGCTCTTGTCCGTGGACGTCGTGCGCCGCAACGGCTTCGGCGACTTCGGGGGCCGCGTGGTCGAGCTGGTGCTCGTCGGCCGGGCGGGGCGCCAGACCCTCAGCGGCAACGAGTTCCGGTCCCGGTTCGGGTTGAAGTCGGACTGGTTCCTCGTCACCAACAACCCGAGCGGCGGCGTCGCCGGCTACTGGGTGGTGGCCGCCGACGGCGGCATCTTCGCCTTCGGGGCCGCCCAGTTCTACGGCTCCATGGGCGCCCGGCGCCTGAACCAACCCGTCCTCGGCATGGCGGCGACCCCCAGCGGCGGCGGGTACTGGCTGGTGGCGGCCGACGGCGGCATCTTCAGCTTCGGCGACGCCGCCTTCCGGGGTTCCACCGGCTCCATCCGGCTCAACCAGCCGGTCGTGGCCATGGCGTCCTCGCCCTCGGGCAACGGCTACTGGCTGGTCGCCAAGGACGGCGGCATCTTCGCCTTCGGCGACGCCGCCTTCCGGGGCTCGACGGGCGCCATGCGGCTCAACCAGCCGGTGGTGGGCATGGCCCGCACGCCCAGCGGCGGCGGGTACTGGCTGGTGGCGGCCGACGGCGGCATATTCGCCTTCGGCGACGCCCAGTTCTTCGGGTCCACCGGAGCCATCCGGCTGAACCAGCCCATCGTCGCCATGGCCGCGACGGCGTCGGGCAACGGCTACTGGCTGCTGGCGGCCGACGGCGGCGTGTTCGCCTTCGGCGACGCCGCCTTCCTCGGGTCGCTGCCCGGCATCGGGGCGGCCGGCCCGGCCCGGGGCTTCCAGGCCACCCGGGGCGCCGGCTACCTGGTCGCCAACGACGCCGGCCGGGTGTTCGCCTTCGGCGACGCCCCCCGCTTCGGCGACGTCGCCACCGCCGTCCCCGGCTACCGCGGCGGCGTCAGAGGCCTGACCGCCCGCTACAACCAGTAG